Proteins from one Aspergillus nidulans FGSC A4 chromosome VIII genomic window:
- a CDS encoding putative dynamin family GTPase (transcript_id=CADANIAT00001291): MTLDTISASQCMHQGCGITSSLLALYFKLHTRLLRRIRHFVGVESSEQLAFIDELHKLGLSSDIKLPEFNGCSQLVVVGDQSTGKSSVLQAITEISFPVKQDTCTRFPVKISFRQTATVTVPAVKATITPGRLTAKDDAFRARTKDFCMESETLTQEVLRDMIDKATECIFEEDTVKSDRLSDAVLRIERSGPDEMHWSIVDLPGLIRNGGLTKGLTNGTLTNGSSSTHDMVPSDTDGAIAEAVVREYMQNERNIVLLVVDDVDVRRQRSLEIAQSIPGLQSRSIGVLSKCDKREEGSGEWMVSLLQNKRIPNVPYLNHGWFGIRNRRPIESHFTDAQRDEAEEREFSRASWRDAPKERFGIRALMNYVDRERRVQLQKGMPQIIDEIRRKLKECEDELGKMGEARTSPGAQRSFVWQFCAKMQEMADAALRGRYQTIASVDPKVRLRYLIQQRLEELGEAICPTKEVSVRFNAYEEEWRQLRASDPRTWEESIRTADDIYSLIYNEAILSRGTSLPGSVHPDVEETVFRKMSEHWERYARDAVEDVKLRVKECYSILLQLAIPTNRVRLEVSKLISRQLEDWNKDADNALRELVEDNQTRPLFTTNPGLKLTTGTADELRNRIFNGSMKEGPDPEGPPREEKYLSSLLNNVLQTKAKLDTYYQIAIFRFMDNVATQVVERHVLGPKCPLRAVSFETFTRLNDDELNRVAGEDKFDVSTRQRLERSRDGYRKALAWWEQLSVL, encoded by the exons ATGACGCTAGACACTATCTCAGCTAGCCAGTGCATGCATCAAGGCTGCGGCATCACATCATCTTTACTG GCCCTGTACTTCAAACTTCACACAAGACTTCTTCGTAG GATCCGCCATTTTGTTGGTGTCGAAAGCTCTGAGCAGCTCGCATTCATCGATGAGCTTCATAAGCTTGGGCTCAGCAGCGATATTAAACTACCAGAG TTTAATGGATGCTCTCAGCTCGTCGTGGTTGGCGATCAAAGTACTGGAAAGAGCTCTGTCCTCCAAGCGATCACCGAGATATCCTTCCCAGTGAAGCAAGATACGTGTACTCGATTTCCTGTAAAGATATCTTTTCGTCAAACTGCCACAGTGACTGTTCCAGCCGTCAAGGCAACTATTACTCCTGGCCGACTCACGGCGAAGGACGATGCTTTTCGTGCAAGAACAAAGGACTTTTGCATGGAGAGCGAAACGCTGACGCAGGAGGTTTTGAGGGACATGATTGACAAG GCTACTGAATGTATCTTCGAAGAGGATACGGTGAAGAGTGACCGTCTGTCTGATGCGGTCCTCCGCATCGAGCGCTCGGGTCCGGACGAGATGCACTGGTCAATAGTAGATCTTCCAGGTCTGATCCGGAATGGAGGCTTGACCAAGGGACTTACGAATGGCACATTGACCAATGGCTCATCTTCCACTCATGATATGGTGCCTTCGGATACAGACGGGGCTATTGCTGAGGCGGTAGTGCGCGAATACATGCAAAACGAGAGAAATATTGTTCT GCTCGTCGTCGACGATGTCGATGTTCGTCGTCAGAGAAGTCTAGAGATCGCCCAGAGCATTCCAGGACTCCAGAGCCGGTCGATTGGGGTTCTAAGCAAGTGCGAcaagagggaagaaggatCTGGCGAATGG ATGGTCTCTTTGTTGCAGAACAAACGGATCCCGAATGTCCCCTACCTAAATCACGGTTGGTTCGGGATCCGGAACAGAAGGCCTATCGAATCTCACTTCACAGATGCTCAAcgggatgaggctgaggaacGAGAGTTCTCCCGAGCTTCCTGGCGGGATGCGCCAAAGGAACGGTTCGGGATAAGGGCTTTGATGAACTACGTCGACAGGGAACGTCGTGTGCAGCTGCAAAAAGGCATGCCTCAGATCATCGATGAGATTCGCCGGAAACTCAAGGAGTGTGAAGACGAGCTTGGAAAGATGGGGGAGGCCAGGACTAGCCCGGGGGCCCAGCGATCTTTTGTGTGGCAATTCTGCGCCAAAATGCAGGAGATGGCTGATGCTGCTTTGCGTGGCCGATACCAGACTATTGCCTCCGTAGACCCCAAAGTCAGACTCCGCTACCTGATACAGCAGCGTTTAGAGGAGTTAGGCGAAGCAATATGTCCAACCAAGGAGGTTTCTGTACGATTCAATGCGTATGAGGAGGAGTGGAGGCAACTCCGGGCTTCTGACCCTCGCACATGGGAAGAAAGTATCAGGACAGCGGATGACATATACTCACTCATTTATAACGAGGCTATACTTAGTCGTGGAACAAGCTTGCCCGGTAGTGTTCACCCGGATGTTGAAGAAACGGTCTTCCGGAAGATGTCTGAGCACTGGGAACGCTATGCGAGGGACGCGGTTGAGGATGTCAAGCTGCGAGTGAAGGAGTGCTACAGTATCCTGCTTCAACTGGCGATACCGACTAACCGCGTGCGATTGGAGGTTAGCAAGCTCATCAGCAGGCAACTGGAAGATTGGAACAAGGATGCAGATAATGCTCTGCGGGAGCTCGTCGAGGATAACCAGACCCGGCCACTGTTCACAACAAACCCTGGGCTTAAGTTAACTACCGGAACTGCGGACGAGCTACGCAATCGTATATTCAATGGGAGTATGAAGGAGGGTCCTGATCCAGAGGGCCCGCCCCGCGAGGAGAAATACCTCTCCAGCTTGCTGAACAATGTCCTCCAAACAAAGGCCAAGCTCGACACTTACTACCAGATAGCGATCTTCAGGTTTATGGATAATGTGGCGACTCAGGTTGTTGAGAGACACGTGCTGGGGCCGAAATGCCCACTACGAGCTGTCTCTTTTGAGACGTTCACGCGGCTTAATGATGATGAACTCAACCGAGTGGCCGGAGAGGATAAATTCGATGTTTCAACACGGCAGAGATTGGAGAGATCAAGAGATGGGTATCGGAAAGCACTGGCCTGGTGGGAGCAGCTGAGTGTGCTTTAG
- a CDS encoding uncharacterized protein (transcript_id=CADANIAT00001290) yields MNPLNLVPLLLLLPSLSVATCYYPNGNEATTDVQSNIQRNTGCAIVPYNSTDQGVYYCCNSIVNNVTGPNPSCDLDLEPFTLQSATIVPGAGLLKNYVELSDSDNTSNTTARNKTNACADADTLDANIDAKTVAVGAGLGVPLGVLALAGFVWAMYERRRRLRTVTSDSKAPVAEYSPMTVSGEFYPKSPALNEQLRYSQPVELAES; encoded by the exons ATGAATCCACTCAACCTTGTCCCCCTCCTCTTACTATTACCCTCCCTCTCTGTCGCAACATGCTACTATCCAAACGGCAACGAAGCAACCACAGACGTGCAAT CCAATATCCAACGCAACACTGGCTGCGCAATCGTCCCCTACAACAGCACCGATCAAGGCGTATACTACTGTTGCAACTCAATCGTCAACAATGTGACCGGACCGAACCCGAGTTGCGACCTGGATCTCGAGCCGTTCACCCTCCAGAGCGCGACTATTGTTCCGGGCGCTGGGCTTCTAAAGAACTACGTGGAGCTGTCGGATTCGGATAACACCTCCAATACGACAGCGCGAAACAAAACGAATGCTTGCGCCGATGCCGATACCTTAGATGCGAACATAGACGCGAAAACAGTAGCCGTCGGCGCTGGGCTTGGGGTGCCCTTGGGTGTTCTTGCTCTGGCTGGGTTTGTCTGGGCCATGTATGAGAGGAGAAGACGACTTCGAACTGTCACGTCAGATAGTAAGGCTCCCGTGGCAGAGTACAGCCCAATGACGGTGAGCGGGGAGTTTTACCCAAAGTCTCCGGCTTTGAACGAGCAGCTTCGGTACTCGCAGCCCgtggagttggcggagagCTAA
- a CDS encoding formin-mediated actin nucleation enhancer (transcript_id=CADANIAT00001289), with protein MTSQSSAPRSSSSSSRSQSSRSAVPNGQISQIEKSVTHLLVATKQLLETLTQWSRRQVSESEVSDVYVRLGYEFNLACRAFSAIGVDTSDLGPVPDLLRTILEDTLSQDASPQALDVFLPRIRDIIINLLHGLKRKQARLRSRQQKEDGRSGPGRQASAGSAASEIPPPFEEAPTGAASPKRPSRTRYGSSGSLEDKPHASSRSSPDIKSGSYSDREASRREAQNALAQPSQQDSDMSTRTSQYPPPPPPPPKQDDAIGALQRSGELERRASRRFSAYQIQKHLGASSNGVPVIPTQNSPLPNRGRDVRESLNAVRLRGSYAHGRQRSTNRSHGHVETKATQPQQPQSRTEDPVKQRVEAATEPSTDGVFRENDARPEKDAANDVLEGPPVLPPMPQEPSLADAFEPVKDTGPRTNQGPETPKSSHRQPTSAVSTPPQATQYSPEQPSPGKELTLFLQYRSKIKKYVLSEGASGLTIGRLQLAFIEKFAWNTHNNGADLPEIYIQDPISGIRHELEDLSDVKDRSVLVLNVDALDEVKKHFDDELGGVRRLLEGVKGALDGQGNMMQRVSDRQVEAVKEIARLAAAPAVSTAGAPATGEVRRGPISGSASQMAELSSLRRDLAVLRQTYTDFSADIASSMGAIRAKADTVKSSAVEASVPSYEGDAGRARVNLGKKELAEESERLVARVDDLQDLIEDLRKDVVSRGVRPLPRQLETVGKDISAVTKEIKKMQEFLKREKPIWTKIWEKELQLVCEERDQLTMQEDLAADLQDDLEKAAQTFALVEQATKQQAMQNGNSGPTLRNTSRNVVIDPAVDPMKAKDSVLGEVRALQPNHESRLEAIERAEKARQKELETRRVDLFQKELGTFVQEGKLKKSGGFEEAERLRRAKDERNRKEMWNIAQARAAEIEKAEAEAAAASTPSAAEPYSDDAALERTEAPESPKGKAPVSDGDVGEEKKDEEAPAESQDNQESHKTDPEN; from the exons ATGACTTCACAGTCTTCTGCACCTCGgagctcgtcaagctcgtcAAGATCTCAGTCGTCCCGGAGTGCCGTG CCGAATGGGCAAATATCGCAAATCGAAAAAAGCGTCACGCATCTACTCGTCGCAACAAAACAGCTATTAGAGACATTGACACAATGGTCTCGCCGACAGGTTTCGGAAAGCGAAGTCTCCGACGTCTACGTACGGTTGGGATACGAATTTAATTTGGCTTGTCGTGCCTTCAGCGCTATTGGGGTGGACACTTCGGACTTGGGCCCGGTACccgatcttctccgcacgATTCTCGAAGATACTCTGAGCCAGGACGCTTCGCCACAAGCTCTCGACGTTTTTCTCCCTCGGATTCGTGACATAATCatcaatcttcttcacgGTTTGAAGAGAAAGCAAGCACGCCTGCGATCGCGGCAGCAAAAGGAAGATGGCAGGTCGGGACCTGGTCGACAGGCTAGCGCAGGTAGTGCTGCGAGTGAAATACCTCCACCGTTCGAAGAGGCTCCCACCGGCGCGGCATCTCCTAAACGCCCAAGCCGTACCCGTTACGGCAGCAGTGGATCTCTCGAAGACAAGCCGCATGCCTCATCTAGATCGTCGCCTGATATCAAATCTGGAAGCTACTCGGATCGGGAGGCATCCAGACGGGAAGCGCAGAATGCTCTAGCTCAACCATCACAGCAAGATAGTGATATGAGCACTAGGACTTCCCAATACCCTCCGCCcccgccgccaccaccaaAGCAGGATGATGCTATAGGTGCCCTGCAGCGAAGTGGAGAGCTGGAACGACGCGCGTCGCGGAGATTCTCTGCGTATCAAATACAAAAACATCTAGGCGCCTCTTCCAATGGAGTTCCTGTGATCCCAACCCAAAACTCGCCTTTGCCTAACCGTGGCCGTGATGTTCGAGAGTCGCTGAATGCTGTACGTCTGCGTGGATCGTACGCCCATGGACGTCAGCGCTCGACAAATCGATCACATGGGCATGTTGAGACGAAAGCTactcagccgcagcaacCTCAAAGCCGCACGGAGGATCCCGTGAAGCAGCGTGTCGAAGCAGCTACGGAACCTTCCACTGATGGTGTCTTCAGAGAAAACGATGCCCGGCCTGAAAAGGACGCGGCGAATGATGTCCTTGAAGGACCTCCGGTACTGCCCCCAATGCCACAAGAGCCGTCTCTTGCAGACGCTTTTGAGCCGGTGAAGGACACTGGGCCTCGCACTAACCAGGGTCCGGAAACACCTAAATCAAGCCATCGACAACCGACTTCTGCCGTTTCGACTCCGCCTCAAGCCACGCAGTATTCACCTGAGCAGCCTTCTCCGGGGAAGGAACTTACTTTGTTCCTCCAGTATCGGAGCAAAATCAAGAAATACGTGCTTTCAGAAGGTGCTTCTGGTTTGACCATCGGGAGACTTCAGTTGGCGTTCATAGAAAAATTTGCATGGAATACGCACAACAATGGTGCTGATCTACCGGAAATCTACATTCAAGATCCAATTTCAGGTATCAGGCACGAGTTGGAGGATTTGAGTGACGTCAAAGATCGCTCTGTTCTCGTCCTAAACGTCGACGCCCTTGATGAAGTCAAAAAGCATtttgatgatgagctcggTGGTGTACGCCGCCTACTTGAGGGTGTTAAAGGAGCATTGGATGGACAGGGAAACATGATGCAGCGCGTCTCAGATCGGCAAGTGGAGGCTGTGAAGGAGATCGCCCGCCTTGCCGCCGCACCTGCTGTCTCTACCGCTGGCGCCCCTGCCACTGGAGAGGTGCGACGCGGTCCCATTTCTGGCAGTGCCAGTCAAATGGCAGAACTGTCAAGCCTGCGACGAGATCTGGCGGTGCTGCGACAAACATACACCGACTTCTCGGCGGATATTGCGAGCTCGATGGGTGCGATACGGGCCAAAGCGGATACCGTCAAATCTTCAGCTGTCGAAGCTTCTGTGCCGTCTTACGAAGGGGATGCAGGCCGGGCGCGTGTCAACcttgggaagaaggagctcgctgaagagtctgaacGGCTTGTTGCGCGAGTCGATGACCTACAGGATCTGATTGAGGATCTACGGAAAGACGTGGTCAGCCGAGGAGTACGGCCGCTTCCTAGACAGCTGGAGACTGTGGGTAAAGATATCAGCGCCGTTACaaaagagatcaagaagatgcaAGAATTCCTCAAGCGAGAGAAACCAATTTGGACCAAGATCTGGGAGaaggagctgcagcttgttTGTGAGGAACGTGACCAGCTCACCATGCAGGAAGATCTTGCAGCTGATCTGCAGGATGATCTGGAAAAAGCAGCCCAGACGTTTGCTCTCGTCGAGCAAGCAACCAAGCAGCAGGCCATGCAAAACGGCAACAGCGGCCCTACACTGCGAAATACCTCGCGTAATGTGGTGATTGACCCGGCAGTGGATCCTATGAAAGCAAAGGACAGTGTGTTGGGCGAAGTTCGCGCTCTCCAGCCCAACCATGAATCCCGGCTTGAGGCTATCGAACGAGCTGAAAAAGCCCGgcagaaggagctcgaaACTCGCCGTGTCGATCTATTCCAGAAGGAACTGGGCACCTTTGTTCAGGAGggaaagctgaagaagagtGGCGGTTTCGAGGAAGCCGAACGTCTTCGTCGGGCTAAAGACGAGCGCAATCGCAAGGAGATGTGGAATATAGCTCAAGCCCGTGCAGCTGAGATTGAAAAAGCTGAAGCGGAAGCGGCTGCAGCTTCCACGCCCTCTGCAGCAGAACCATACTCCGACGACGCGGCTCTTGAGAGAACCGAAGCACCGGAGTCGCCTAAAGGGAAGGCTCCAGTGTCTGACGGTGACGtgggcgaggagaagaaggatgaagaagcgccagCCGAGAGCCAGGACAACCAGGAAAGCCATAAAACAGACCCCGAGAATTAG
- a CDS encoding uncharacterized protein (transcript_id=CADANIAT00001292) translates to MPANFELEDGSATRLKRDALAGYQYRCRQKRSLSASTLGQPINIRSHGAANIASAETNPKNQSRLVRRENPERASPKQGNPGCQNQGFPRLCS, encoded by the coding sequence ATGCCCGCGAATTTTGAACTTGAGGACGGCTCTGCCACAAGGCTCAAGAGGGATGCATTAGCAGGATACCAATACCGCTGCAGACAGAAACGCTCTCTATCTGCGAGCACTCTGGGCCAGCCTATCAACATTCGCTCCCATGGAGCTGCGAACATCGCTAGCGCTGAAACCAACCCTAAAAACCAGAGCCGTCTGGTCCGTCGTGAGAACCCTGAACGAGCGAGTCCGAAACAAGGCAATCCTGGTTGCCAAAACCAAGGATTCCCCCGCCTGTGCTCTTAA
- a CDS encoding putative PAB1 binding protein (Pbp1) (transcript_id=CADANIAT00001288) has protein sequence MASSTVNSAPVANNHSGNASVQNSNSRPTLRTSTNKSSDGGRRQTGSPADGGQRRSNSQKAWTQGTNPITQRPSFPQQNGNMPQKTSSPTSTKESNTADNHAHDRLVFLFTTFIGLSTTVTTKNGDQFTGILSSSTLEPNESSVTLKMTHRHLKQEQQRANGVSDVATTLEHSSHRLGPNLLTPGTTTGFRTDADISGNLAIRERALKRWEPGADASTDLSLESTSTALKQWDQFETNARLFGATSSYDEDMYTTRIDRSDPTYKRKEAEAARIAREIENSDTDNAHVREERGLQAPDAGDEEDKYSGVRRDEKNFPPLASGQPNKYTPPALRNFSNQLAATAPPQTGSVKRAISTKETSPTTLPAKEPALSQPPAAPAVTAAPASESERKVAPPKASSTTPAATKGVSPGNNYENEVVDRFRIFANNERIKLDQRRRNQAAVDRSTKLNDLMKFSQNFKLATPVPKDLVPILAKDPRKQEAIIQRAQQNAAEEKKPPKDTTATPVEQKKTADQAQLPVRQEGGATAAQPSQTDRPAYPRGRQGYPPTGPQGGPAGRAPHQPLYSGRQTTGMLGHRLADNLQQRKGAAAGPVPTPLPIQDARAAPSTDQSNVSSPTKVLTPTSSISTKFNVKAMEFKPNPTASTFTPGASAMPMFVKPDPRTKSPSNFFGTHKPRPISERPSLKDQFNPIKRMKKESAEQTDRDYSSNGGIPFAYSTLPTWNIATNGDEEKSYVQMFKSSHTSPQSRSASNPQIPHQPHLPYQFQQAPTMPPTSGPPHGPHLHPQQHHGSGPPHFDDPHRMQMSASQSQMFPSPRLQHGYPSPMAPHAQLAYGQQPMPQFFVNQGAPQPAHMRHYQGAPPFVNPQGAMAAPIMVQQPSGGPYMGVPQAPFTPQMQMYSPSPAHAYPHVPPPQPHGGYPSPSRGAPMMMHQNSQPGQAPQHVMYMPPGQHQQPVYAGQQPGHLPPGRGNYPQQQPHFQSSPHQAHHYPPHQHRTPSSGFNQLPQMPPPMAAQPPASAAQAQETPEESK, from the exons atggcttcttccactgtCAACTCCGCCCCTGTTGCCAATAACCACTCCGGCAATGCATCGGTGCAAAATTCAAACTCTCGACCTACTTTGAGGACTAGCACAAATAAGTCGTCAGATGGCGGCAGACGACAGACTGGTAGCCCAGCGGATGGCGGGCAGAG GCGCAGCAATTCTCAGAAGGCTTGGACTCAAGGGACGAATCCGATTACCCAACGCCCGTCCTTTCCCCAGCAAAACGGCAACATGCCCCAGAAGACGTCGTCTCCTACGTCCACGAAGGAATCGAACACCGCAGATAATCATGCCCATGACCGACTTGTGTTCCTATTTACTACCTTTATT GGACTCAGTACTACTGTCACCACGAAGAACGGTGACCAATTCACTGGCATactctcctcatccactCTTGAACCCAACGAGTCTTCCGTGACTCTCAAGATGACGCATCGACATTTGAAACAGGAACAGCAGCGAGCTAATGGGGTGAGCGACGTCGCTA CCACTTTGGAACACTCCAGCCATAGATTAGGTCCTAATCTTCTCACTCCAGGAACTACCACTGGTTTCAGGACCGATGCTGATATCTCCGGAAATCTTGCCATACGCGAACGGGCGCTGAAACGCTGGGAACCTGGGGCAGATGCAAGCACCGATTTGTCTCTCGAAAGTACCTCAACGGCCTTAAAACAATGGGACCAATTTGAAACAAATGCACGACTTTTCGGTGCTACTAGCAGCTATGACGAGGATATGTATACTACCCGTATCGACCGCTCGGACCCGACCTATAAGCGaaaggaagctgaagccgCTCGCATTGCCCGTGAAATCGAGAACAGTGACACAGACAATGCGCACGTGAGAGAGGAGCGAGGACTTCAAGCACCGGATGCCGgggacgaggaagacaaaTACAGTGGTGTGCGCCGTGACGAAAAGAACTTTCCCCCATTGGCTTCTGGGCAGCCGAACAAATACACTCCGCCTGCTCTCAGGAACTTCAGCAATCAGCTTGCTGCCACTGCTCCACCACAAACGGGCTCCGTCAAGCGGGCGATTAGCACAAAAGAAACCAGCCCCACAACACTGCCAGCAAAGGAGCCTGCTTTATCGCAGCCACCTGCAGCACCCGCGGTCACTGCCGCTCCCGCTTCCGAATCAGAACGAAAGGTCGCCCCTCCCAAAGCATCTTCCACAACTCCTGCTGCCACCAAGGGTGTGTCTCCCGGGAACAACTATGAGAATGAAGTAGTGGATCGTTTCCGTATCTTTGCAAACAACGAGCGAATCAAGCTGGATCAACGACGTCGTAACCAAGCAGCTGTAGACCGGTCAACCAAGCTCAACGATTTGATGAAGTTCTCCCAGAATTTCAAGCTTGCTACTCCAGTCCCGAAAGACCTTGTCCCCATCCTCGCCAAAGATCCGCGCAAGCAGGAAGCGATCATTCAACGGGCTCAGCAGAATGCTGCTGAGGAGAAAAAGCCGCCCAAGGATACTACGGCCACTCCTGTCGAACAGAAAAAGACCGCAGATCAGGCCCAGTTACCTGTCCGCCAGGAAGGCGGCGCAACGGCTGCTCAACCGTCTCAGACAGACCGCCCTGCTTATCCTCGTGGCCGTCAAGGATATCCACCAACGGGTCCCCAAGGTGGCCCTGCAGGACGAGCTCCGCACCAACCTCTATATTCGGGTCGCCAAACGACAGGAATGCTCGGTCATCGCCTTGCCGACAACCTCCAGCAGCGAAAAGGAGCAGCTGCCGGGCCAGTACCAACCCCGCTGCCAATCCAAGATGCCCGTGCTGCGCCGTCTACCGATCAGTCAAATGTGTCTAGCCCAACCAAAGTCCTCACACCGACATCATCTATCTCAACTAAGTTCAACGTCAAGGCTATGGAATTTAAGCCTAACCCAACGGCCAGTACATTTACACCGGGCGCATCGGCAATGCCAATGTTTGTCAAGCCTGACCCGCGAACCAAAAGTCCCTCCAATTTCTTCGGCACGCACAAGCCACGACCCATCTCCGAGCGCCCTTCGCTTAAGGATCAATTCAATCCTATCAAGCGTATGAAAAAAGAGAGTGCAGAGCAGACTGATCGGGACTATAGTTCGAACGGCGGGATTCCCTTTGCTTACAGCACCCTACCTACGTGGAATATTGCGACTAatggagacgaagagaagagctaTGTGCAGATGTTCAAATCGTCTCACACTTCCCCGCAGAGTCGGTCTGCCTCTAATCCACAGATACCTCACCAACCCCACTTACCCTACCAGTTCCAGCAGGCACCTACCATGCCACCTACCTCCGGCCCTCCCCATGGacctcaccttcatcctcaacagcatcatGGATCTGGCCCTCCGCATTTTGATGACCCCCACCGTATGCAAATGTCTGCCTCGCAATCGCAGATGTTTCCATCCCCCAGGCTTCAACATGGATACCCGTCACCGATGGCACCTCATGCACAACTTGCGTATGGCCAACAGCCTATGCCTCAATTTTTCGTCAATCAAGGCGCACCGCAGCCCGCCCACATGAGACACTACCAAGGCGCTCCTCCATTCGTCAATCCGCAGGGTGCCATGGCAGCGCCTATCATGGTCCAGCAGCCGTCTGGAGGGCCTTACATGGGGGTTCCCCAGGCTCCATTCACGCCTCAGATGCAAATGTATTCTCCAAGCCCAGCTCATGCCTATCCTCATGTGCCACCGCCTCAACCCCATGGCGGCTACCCCAGTCCCAGCCGCGGCGCCCCTATGATGATGCATCAGAACTCGCAACCCGGCCAAGCTCCCCAACACGTTATGTATATGCCGCCcggccagcaccagcagccagTGTATGCTGGGCAACAGCCAGGTCATT TGCCACCTGGTCGAGGGAACTACCCTCAGCAACAACCCCACTTCCAGTCTAGCCCTCACCAGGCACACCACTACCCACCTCATCAGCATCGCACGCCAAGTAGCGGCTTCAATCAGCTACCTCAAATGCCCCCTCCAATGGCTGCTCAGCCTCCGGCTTCCGCTGCTCAGGCCCAGGAGACTCCGGAGGAATCTAAATGA